Proteins encoded by one window of Pyrinomonadaceae bacterium:
- the atpH gene encoding ATP synthase F1 subunit delta encodes MSIQTIARRYAAALADVVLERGEAKEIQQELQQWAELILTNANLEEVFRNPTIPLDKKRAVLKQLIERAKPQQTTANFLKVLLQNQRLTELPEINSKFAEILDQRAGMVAATVTTARPVPDEIQTRLSEKLVSVTQKKVRLNFEQDPELIGGLVTRIGSTIYDGSVRSQLQQIKERMAG; translated from the coding sequence ATGAGCATCCAGACTATCGCGCGTCGTTACGCTGCGGCCCTGGCCGACGTCGTTCTCGAGCGCGGTGAAGCCAAAGAAATTCAGCAAGAGTTGCAGCAGTGGGCCGAACTGATTCTGACGAACGCGAATCTTGAGGAAGTGTTCCGCAATCCCACGATTCCCTTGGATAAGAAACGCGCGGTGCTGAAGCAATTGATCGAACGCGCCAAGCCACAACAGACAACCGCAAATTTCCTGAAGGTGCTGCTGCAGAATCAGCGCCTGACCGAACTTCCTGAGATCAATAGCAAATTTGCCGAGATTCTCGACCAACGCGCAGGCATGGTCGCCGCCACGGTCACCACCGCGCGACCCGTACCCGACGAAATACAAACACGGCTGAGTGAGAAACTGGTGTCCGTGACACAGAAAAAAGTGCGGCTGAATTTTGAACAAGACCCGGAATTGATCGGCGGGCTGGTGACGCGCATCGGCTCGACTATTTACGACGGCTCGGTGCGCAGCCAGTTGCAGCAGATTAAGGAAAGAATGGCGGGCTAA
- the atpA gene encoding F0F1 ATP synthase subunit alpha — MEPIKANEINEIIRKQIEDFEAGVTVMEVGTVIKVGDGIAEAHGLEKVMASELLEFPHDVRGLALNLEEDKVGVVLFGDFQKIKEGDLVKRTGRIMQVPVGQALVGRVVDALGNPVDDRGPILTEDFNPVETIAPGVVDRQPVKEALQTGLKAIDSMVPIGRGQRELIIGDRQTGKTAIAVDTIINQRGKDVICIYVAVGQKASTVAQVVKTLQDAGAMEYTIVVKATASDPAAMQFLAPYSGAAMGEYFRDRGQHSLTIYDDLSKQAAAYREISLLLRRPPGREAYPGDVFYLHSRLLERAAKLSDAKGGGSMTSLPVIETQAGDISAYIPTNVISITDGQIFLEADLFNAGIRPAIDVGNSVSRVGGSAQVKMMRQVAGGLRLSLAQYRALAAFAQFGSDLDKATQAQLALGERLTEILKQPQYQPMDVEKQVLIIWAANNGYLDDVAVPDVKAFETELQRFVENSQPGLLQTLREKKNIDAEVEKDLHQGLKDFVQTWAERAQAVAA; from the coding sequence ATGGAACCAATCAAAGCAAACGAAATCAACGAAATCATCCGCAAGCAGATCGAGGACTTTGAAGCCGGCGTGACGGTGATGGAAGTCGGCACGGTGATCAAGGTCGGCGACGGCATCGCTGAGGCTCATGGCCTGGAGAAGGTCATGGCGAGCGAGCTGCTCGAGTTCCCGCACGACGTGCGCGGCCTGGCGCTGAACCTTGAAGAAGACAAAGTCGGCGTGGTGCTGTTTGGCGACTTTCAGAAGATCAAAGAAGGCGATCTGGTGAAGCGCACCGGGCGCATCATGCAGGTGCCCGTCGGACAGGCGCTGGTTGGCCGCGTGGTGGATGCTTTGGGAAATCCCGTTGACGACCGCGGCCCGATTCTGACGGAGGACTTCAATCCGGTTGAGACCATCGCTCCCGGCGTTGTTGATCGACAGCCGGTGAAAGAGGCTTTGCAGACTGGCTTGAAAGCGATCGACTCGATGGTGCCGATTGGTAGGGGACAGCGCGAGCTGATCATCGGTGATCGGCAGACGGGAAAGACAGCCATCGCGGTTGACACGATTATCAACCAGCGTGGCAAAGACGTGATTTGCATCTACGTCGCGGTGGGCCAGAAGGCTTCGACGGTGGCGCAGGTGGTGAAGACGCTGCAGGATGCCGGCGCAATGGAATACACGATCGTGGTCAAAGCGACCGCGTCGGATCCGGCGGCGATGCAGTTCCTGGCGCCGTATTCAGGTGCGGCGATGGGCGAATACTTCCGCGACCGCGGCCAGCACTCACTGACCATTTACGACGATCTTTCGAAACAGGCGGCCGCTTATCGCGAGATTTCGCTGCTGCTGCGCCGCCCGCCGGGTCGCGAAGCGTATCCGGGAGACGTGTTCTACCTGCACTCGCGTCTGCTCGAGCGCGCGGCCAAACTTTCCGATGCCAAGGGCGGCGGCTCAATGACGAGTTTGCCGGTGATCGAAACGCAGGCGGGTGACATCTCGGCTTACATTCCCACGAACGTTATCTCGATTACCGACGGTCAGATATTTTTGGAAGCGGATCTCTTCAACGCCGGTATTCGTCCGGCCATCGACGTCGGTAATTCGGTCTCGCGCGTGGGCGGGTCGGCTCAAGTAAAAATGATGAGACAGGTTGCCGGCGGTTTACGCCTCTCGCTGGCGCAGTATCGCGCGCTGGCGGCCTTTGCTCAGTTCGGATCAGATCTGGACAAAGCGACGCAGGCGCAACTCGCGCTCGGTGAACGGCTGACGGAAATCTTGAAACAGCCGCAGTATCAGCCGATGGACGTCGAGAAACAGGTGCTGATCATTTGGGCGGCGAACAACGGTTACCTCGACGATGTTGCAGTTCCGGACGTGAAAGCGTTCGAGACTGAGCTGCAGCGCTTTGTAGAGAACTCGCAACCGGGGCTGTTACAGACATTGCGCGAAAAGAAAAACATCGATGCCGAAGTTGAAAAGGACCTGCACCAGGGCCTGAAGGATTTCGTGCAGACGTGGGCGGAACGGGCACAAGCGGTGGCGGCTTAA
- the atpG gene encoding ATP synthase F1 subunit gamma, which translates to MANLLDIRRRIKSVKNTQQITKAMKMVSAAKLKRAQNRVINARPFADKMNQVLSELAAQTSEDFHHPLLDQRGDERYLVVLVTADKGLCGAFNTNLIKAAQVFVKANPDKQIEWVTVGRKGRDFYRRRDANIANEYIGLTGKGRVDFEEALDVAKDIINRFTEDKSIDKVFLIFAEFKSVLTQRIVTEQLLPISKTTETTDGDAAQKKDYIYEQEPAEIFSRLLPSLIETQIFRALLESIASEQGARMTAMEAASKNAGELISTLTLNMNRVRQAAITREIIEIVSGASAL; encoded by the coding sequence ATGGCAAATCTTCTAGACATTCGCCGGCGCATTAAGTCGGTAAAGAACACGCAGCAGATCACCAAGGCCATGAAGATGGTGTCTGCGGCGAAGTTGAAGCGCGCGCAGAATCGCGTCATCAACGCGCGTCCGTTTGCCGACAAGATGAACCAGGTGCTGAGTGAACTCGCCGCCCAAACGAGTGAAGACTTTCACCATCCGCTGCTCGATCAGCGCGGCGACGAGCGTTACCTGGTGGTGCTGGTGACCGCGGACAAAGGTTTGTGCGGCGCTTTCAACACGAACCTGATCAAGGCAGCCCAGGTTTTCGTCAAAGCGAACCCGGACAAACAAATCGAGTGGGTCACCGTGGGCCGCAAGGGGCGCGATTTTTACCGCCGGCGCGACGCGAACATCGCTAACGAATACATCGGCCTGACCGGCAAAGGCCGCGTCGATTTCGAAGAAGCTCTGGACGTCGCCAAGGACATCATCAACCGGTTCACTGAAGACAAATCGATCGACAAAGTCTTTCTAATCTTCGCCGAATTCAAATCGGTCCTGACGCAGCGCATCGTCACTGAGCAGCTTCTCCCAATTTCAAAGACCACCGAAACAACTGACGGCGATGCCGCGCAAAAGAAAGATTACATCTACGAACAGGAACCCGCCGAAATCTTCAGCCGGCTGCTGCCGAGCCTGATCGAAACGCAGATTTTCCGTGCGTTACTCGAATCGATCGCGTCAGAACAGGGCGCGCGCATGACGGCCATGGAAGCGGCTTCAAAGAACGCGGGCGAACTAATTTCGACGCTGACGCTCAACATGAACCGCGTGCGCCAGGCCGCCATCACGCGCGAGATCATCGAAATCGTTTCGGGCGCCTCCGCGCTCTAA
- a CDS encoding periplasmic heavy metal sensor: protein MAEKIRSKWQVRVAAVVIFVLGFVAGLLALQVYRGWTHRRTSPENRIEQLATRLQLNDDQKTKVQQIFSDTRQQLQNLRKESEPRVNEIRQQADQRLQQVLSADQWQQFQQIKSEGRGRRGRRGRGDNR, encoded by the coding sequence ATGGCTGAAAAGATTCGCAGTAAATGGCAGGTGCGAGTGGCGGCGGTGGTGATCTTCGTGCTCGGGTTCGTTGCCGGCCTGCTGGCGTTACAAGTCTACCGTGGCTGGACCCACCGTCGAACGTCGCCGGAGAATCGCATCGAACAGCTCGCCACGCGCCTGCAGCTGAACGACGATCAGAAGACGAAAGTCCAACAGATATTCTCTGATACTCGCCAACAATTGCAGAACCTTCGTAAGGAATCGGAACCGCGCGTGAATGAGATCAGGCAGCAAGCCGATCAACGTTTACAGCAAGTCCTCAGCGCCGACCAGTGGCAGCAATTTCAGCAGATAAAAAGTGAGGGGCGCGGGCGGCGTGGCCGTCGCGGTCGTGGCGACAACCGCTAG
- a CDS encoding sigma-70 family RNA polymerase sigma factor, translating into MLPHDYEQASEVELARLARDADESAFAEIVRRFSPRVFHVAHRFFRDRSQAEEAAQETFLKAFAHLKSFAGHGSMEGWLTRIATNTCLNLLRAAKRRPELVTSDLSEDETAWLENVSSPVEAQSPNAEQKVVAADLAEKVLETLAPEDRLALTMIDGEGASVNEVVEVTGWSESKVKVRAFRARKKAREALEKLLK; encoded by the coding sequence CTGCTGCCGCACGACTACGAACAAGCGTCCGAAGTTGAACTGGCCCGCCTCGCGCGCGATGCCGACGAGTCCGCCTTTGCCGAAATCGTTCGCCGCTTCAGCCCGCGCGTGTTCCACGTTGCGCACCGCTTCTTTCGCGACCGAAGTCAGGCTGAAGAAGCCGCACAGGAGACTTTCCTGAAAGCATTCGCGCATCTGAAAAGCTTCGCCGGCCATGGCTCGATGGAAGGATGGCTGACGCGAATCGCCACGAATACCTGTTTGAACCTGCTGCGTGCCGCGAAACGCCGGCCGGAACTTGTAACTTCCGATCTGAGCGAAGATGAAACCGCGTGGCTGGAAAATGTGTCTAGCCCAGTAGAGGCGCAATCGCCGAACGCGGAACAGAAAGTCGTGGCCGCCGATTTGGCGGAAAAAGTTTTGGAGACGTTGGCGCCTGAGGATCGCCTGGCCCTGACGATGATCGATGGCGAAGGAGCTTCGGTAAATGAAGTAGTGGAAGTAACCGGATGGTCAGAATCGAAAGTTAAAGTGCGGGCCTTTCGCGCACGGAAGAAGGCGCGAGAAGCGCTGGAGAAATTGTTGAAATGA
- a CDS encoding Spy/CpxP family protein refolding chaperone, protein MRKLGKVKLLAIASLSAVVLAASIAVAQSVKTETQDGKGSRRAWHGQGGKGGHRGGGAFFNRLNLTDDQKAKLKQIRESSASTNKPLREQLRAKRQELRQLNEGGTFNEALATQKLTEMAGLEAKLMGARFQIHQEMLSVLTAEQKAQLDQLKAQSKERRGGRRGFGGSRDNK, encoded by the coding sequence ATGAGAAAACTTGGAAAAGTTAAGTTGTTGGCAATAGCCTCTCTCTCTGCTGTTGTCCTGGCTGCTTCAATTGCCGTTGCGCAATCGGTGAAGACCGAAACGCAGGACGGTAAAGGCTCTCGACGTGCCTGGCACGGCCAGGGCGGGAAGGGTGGTCATCGCGGAGGTGGCGCTTTCTTTAATCGGCTGAATCTTACGGACGATCAGAAAGCCAAACTGAAGCAAATTCGCGAGAGCTCCGCCTCGACGAACAAACCGCTGCGCGAACAGCTGCGCGCAAAGCGACAGGAGTTGCGTCAGTTGAATGAAGGCGGTACGTTCAACGAAGCGCTGGCTACTCAGAAACTGACGGAGATGGCGGGCCTCGAGGCCAAGCTGATGGGCGCGAGATTTCAAATCCATCAGGAAATGCTGTCTGTCTTAACCGCTGAGCAGAAGGCGCAGCTCGATCAGTTGAAAGCGCAGTCCAAAGAACGTCGCGGCGGACGCCGCGGGTTCGGTGGATCGCGTGACAACAAATAA
- a CDS encoding efflux RND transporter periplasmic adaptor subunit gives MATEFVRQQPLVSGFGGSRVLGVLSSAWRRLLSRKKYWIAALGGAAFVAAAAFYFWGNQSSAAQYLSARVDRGNLRNTVTATGTLQAVTTVQVGSQASGTISSLTADYNSVVKKGQVIAQLDPSVARAQVDQARANLLQAQASLQQARAAVTNSRAGVSDAQARAQGARSTVQNNQAGVTAAQANLAVLKAQQDDALSFLRQQQSLNRSGVIAQREVDVAQTAYQTATARYDQGVAQLNQAKLSEQVAASSGVAQSQAQVQQSQAGVQQSQAQVQAAEAQVQQAAAALQLAQVNLAHTTITSPIDGVVVSRDVNVGQTVAASLSAPTLFTIANDLTKMQVIANIDQADIGLVENAKSVKFSVDAFPGKEFEGKIEQMRLNPQNVQNVVTYNVVIGVDNPEQKLKPGMTSNLTFTIDERNNVLKVPNGALRFTPQDATGQRNGNGNGQGRRQSGVTRGDASQGGGRGDVQFARPTDPVLAGQTRIVWVLGQDGKPDRRRIKVGLTDGTATEVVEGNLIEGEIVITGQTQSSAGSNTNQTSAPGFGGAPRTGGGGRGGRR, from the coding sequence ATGGCGACTGAATTCGTTAGACAACAACCTTTGGTAAGCGGTTTCGGCGGGTCGCGAGTCCTGGGCGTGCTCAGCTCCGCTTGGCGCAGACTGCTCAGCAGAAAGAAGTATTGGATTGCCGCGCTTGGCGGCGCCGCATTTGTCGCGGCGGCAGCCTTCTATTTTTGGGGTAATCAATCCAGCGCCGCGCAATATCTGTCGGCGCGCGTCGATCGCGGCAACCTGCGCAACACTGTTACGGCCACCGGCACTCTTCAGGCCGTGACGACTGTGCAGGTCGGCAGCCAGGCGTCGGGGACCATCTCGTCGCTCACCGCTGATTACAACTCAGTGGTGAAGAAAGGACAGGTCATCGCGCAGCTCGATCCGTCCGTAGCCAGGGCTCAGGTCGATCAGGCGCGAGCGAATCTGCTACAGGCGCAGGCCAGTCTTCAGCAAGCGCGTGCTGCGGTAACGAATTCGCGCGCCGGCGTCAGCGACGCACAAGCGCGAGCCCAGGGCGCGCGATCCACTGTCCAAAATAATCAGGCGGGTGTGACGGCGGCGCAGGCGAACCTCGCGGTGCTGAAAGCACAACAGGACGACGCGCTCAGTTTTCTGCGACAACAACAGTCGCTAAACAGAAGCGGCGTGATTGCCCAACGTGAAGTAGATGTGGCGCAGACTGCCTATCAAACGGCGACCGCCAGATACGATCAGGGCGTCGCGCAATTGAACCAGGCGAAATTAAGCGAACAGGTGGCGGCTAGCTCAGGCGTCGCGCAATCACAGGCCCAGGTGCAGCAGTCGCAGGCAGGCGTTCAGCAGTCACAGGCGCAAGTACAGGCGGCCGAGGCGCAGGTGCAGCAGGCCGCAGCCGCGTTACAACTCGCACAGGTGAATCTCGCGCATACGACGATCACTTCGCCCATCGACGGCGTCGTGGTTTCGCGCGACGTGAATGTCGGCCAGACCGTAGCCGCGAGTTTATCGGCGCCGACCCTGTTCACGATCGCCAACGACCTGACGAAGATGCAGGTAATCGCCAACATTGATCAGGCCGACATTGGGCTGGTTGAAAATGCGAAGTCAGTGAAGTTCAGTGTCGATGCGTTTCCCGGAAAAGAGTTCGAAGGAAAGATCGAACAGATGCGGCTGAATCCACAGAACGTTCAGAACGTCGTTACCTATAACGTCGTGATCGGCGTAGACAATCCGGAACAGAAGCTGAAGCCGGGAATGACCTCGAACCTGACGTTCACCATTGATGAGCGCAACAACGTCCTGAAGGTCCCCAATGGAGCACTGCGCTTTACGCCGCAGGATGCAACCGGACAACGGAATGGTAACGGCAATGGGCAGGGCCGTCGCCAGTCAGGCGTCACGCGCGGCGACGCTTCGCAAGGCGGCGGCCGTGGCGATGTCCAGTTCGCACGGCCAACTGATCCCGTCCTCGCCGGCCAGACCCGAATCGTCTGGGTGCTGGGCCAGGACGGCAAGCCGGATCGCCGTCGAATCAAAGTTGGTCTGACCGACGGCACGGCGACAGAAGTCGTTGAAGGCAATCTGATCGAAGGCGAGATCGTTATCACCGGTCAGACGCAATCGAGCGCCGGCTCGAACACGAATCAAACGTCAGCACCAGGATTCGGCGGCGCGCCGAGAACCGGTGGCGGCGGGCGTGGCGGACGTAGGTAA
- a CDS encoding ABC transporter ATP-binding protein, translating into MQAVQEITKVNPAVIGSIQMSEARPVIQLEHIHKTYTMGDVQVHALRGASLTIREGEFVAIMGASGSGKSTTMNILGCLDRPTKGSYILDGQDVSQMSKDERADIRSRKIGFVFQGFNLLSRTSALENVELPMLYAGVSSAERHRRALESLAAVGLAGREQSHPNQLSGGQQQRVAVARALVNDPALILADEPTGNLDSRTSVEVMEIFQRLNRERGITLVLVTHESDIAQYAKRVVVFKDGKIRKDFQVEDQRDAAEELKNLPAIEEDEDETE; encoded by the coding sequence ATGCAAGCAGTTCAGGAAATCACAAAAGTTAATCCGGCGGTCATCGGCTCGATCCAGATGTCCGAGGCGCGGCCGGTAATTCAACTTGAGCACATCCACAAAACTTACACGATGGGTGACGTTCAGGTGCACGCGTTGCGCGGAGCGTCCCTCACGATTCGGGAAGGCGAGTTCGTCGCGATCATGGGCGCGTCCGGCTCTGGTAAGTCAACCACAATGAACATCCTGGGCTGTCTGGATCGGCCGACGAAGGGGAGTTACATCCTTGACGGTCAGGACGTTTCACAAATGTCGAAGGACGAACGCGCTGACATCCGCTCGCGCAAGATCGGTTTCGTGTTCCAGGGCTTCAATCTCCTGTCGCGCACCTCGGCTTTGGAAAACGTTGAACTGCCGATGCTCTACGCGGGTGTCAGCAGTGCGGAACGTCATCGCCGCGCCCTGGAGAGTTTGGCGGCTGTCGGTCTGGCTGGTCGTGAACAGAGTCATCCGAATCAACTATCGGGTGGTCAGCAACAACGCGTCGCGGTCGCGCGCGCGTTGGTTAACGATCCGGCATTGATTCTGGCGGACGAGCCCACCGGTAACCTTGATTCGCGCACGTCAGTGGAAGTGATGGAAATATTTCAACGGCTGAACCGTGAACGCGGTATCACGCTGGTGCTTGTCACGCACGAATCCGACATCGCGCAGTACGCCAAGCGCGTGGTCGTCTTTAAAGACGGCAAAATTCGCAAAGATTTTCAGGTCGAAGATCAGCGCGATGCCGCAGAAGAGTTGAAGAATCTGCCGGCCATTGAAGAGGACGAAGACGAAACTGAGTAA
- a CDS encoding ABC transporter permease yields MDFLNIIRVAFRALQRNKMRAALTMLGIIIGVSAVVAMVSIGQGAQAAVQAQIDSIGTNLLFVSAGAQNVGGVRSGTGDSGTNTLTVEDLEAIKREVPSVSMVTPTVNARSQLVVANMNWNTSIQGVSEQYPDVRKWPIQSGEFFSDSDVRTAGRVLVIGQTIADNLFAGSDPIGQTIRVQNLPFRVIGVMARKGQDAQGRDQDDVAFTPYTTVQKKILGSPRLQIAYVSAVSPDATYTAQAQITELLRQRHKLGPNEPDDFTVRNMSDIAEAASETNSTMTMLLACIAGVSLLVGGIGIMNIMLVSVTERTREIGIRMAIGARSSAVRSQFLIESVVLSVTGGLVGILLGVALSLAIPAMLGWPTLISTMAIVGSVIFSGAVGIFFGYYPARKAAALDPIEALRYE; encoded by the coding sequence ATGGATTTTCTAAACATCATTCGAGTGGCCTTTCGTGCTTTGCAGCGCAATAAAATGCGCGCGGCGCTGACGATGCTGGGCATCATCATCGGCGTGTCGGCCGTGGTGGCCATGGTCAGTATCGGTCAGGGAGCGCAGGCCGCCGTGCAGGCGCAGATCGACAGCATCGGAACGAACCTGCTGTTTGTCAGCGCCGGCGCGCAGAACGTCGGCGGTGTGCGAAGCGGCACAGGCGACAGCGGCACAAACACTTTGACGGTCGAAGATCTCGAGGCCATCAAACGCGAAGTCCCGAGCGTCTCGATGGTGACTCCCACAGTCAATGCGCGCAGCCAGCTGGTCGTCGCCAACATGAACTGGAACACGTCGATTCAGGGGGTCAGCGAACAATACCCAGACGTTCGTAAGTGGCCGATTCAAAGTGGCGAATTCTTTTCAGATTCGGATGTGCGTACGGCAGGGCGAGTGCTGGTCATCGGCCAGACGATTGCCGACAACCTGTTCGCCGGCTCGGATCCTATCGGGCAGACGATTCGCGTGCAAAACCTTCCGTTCCGAGTTATCGGAGTGATGGCGCGCAAGGGCCAGGACGCGCAGGGGCGCGATCAGGACGATGTCGCTTTCACGCCGTACACGACTGTGCAAAAGAAAATTCTTGGCAGCCCGCGTTTGCAGATTGCCTACGTGTCGGCCGTTTCACCGGATGCGACTTACACGGCGCAAGCGCAAATAACTGAGCTGTTACGACAGCGGCATAAGCTTGGGCCGAATGAGCCGGACGATTTTACCGTCCGCAACATGTCGGATATCGCGGAAGCGGCGAGTGAAACAAACAGCACGATGACGATGCTGCTGGCGTGTATTGCCGGAGTCTCGCTCCTGGTCGGCGGCATCGGAATAATGAACATCATGTTGGTCTCAGTAACTGAACGCACGCGCGAGATCGGCATTCGGATGGCGATTGGCGCGCGCTCGTCGGCTGTCCGCAGCCAGTTTCTGATTGAATCAGTCGTGCTTAGTGTGACCGGTGGATTGGTTGGGATTCTTCTGGGTGTCGCCCTGTCACTCGCGATACCCGCGATGCTGGGCTGGCCCACGCTGATTTCGACGATGGCAATCGTCGGTTCAGTCATCTTCTCAGGCGCGGTGGGAATCTTCTTCGGTTATTACCCGGCGCGCAAAGCCGCGGCCCTCGATCCGATCGAAGCACTTCGATATGAGTAG
- a CDS encoding CHAT domain-containing protein, translating into MFAKDRAGAIALYEASRDRFVRLDDRCAAAIAEHWAAQFLRYAGRIDESSARLSAIVKDSTAKNFQALLPPAYYWLAMNDYTQGRLSESARNLRAALRVAEATQNAFEIQHADDALAKHYAKLGELDLALLFSGKRFADQSAYYNSSAQYWRDRGTLAELTLNLGLAATSLSVSREMLSFAEASQWNDVRLNDSLDHVIEASLASNDLNGALQHANRSLQIALKRGPESAESQAEIYRLLGDINRQGRNCAEALGHYDQGLQLYGRAREISLNAYRIHKGRLECFQQTGDEQRFADELEIIRKLTEEYRQNIREDDSRQAFFADQQDIFDAATEAALRAGDHRRAFAFAEASKARSLLHFVTSPKTIAEVENSFAAVAQPLDLGEIQKRIPEEVQLVKYAVLPARLAIWTVSRTQFDFQERQISTADLEQKVVEYQALILGRAPKTEIERAGRELYELLIPPGLDRQKQICLVADKFLHQLSFAALVSREGKYLLEEHVLFYAPSASILVLASENARRKSSVRNERLLSVGNPTFDREENPGLPDLPAAEDEARTISGSYPRSIQLLGREGTKQKFLANILDVEVAHFAGHFVANAQAPANSKLLLADVELRSSELGALKLPRGKLVVLSACETAYERHNRSEGAIGIARTFLALGAPVVVASQWKVESAATRDLMIAFHRGRKHDGMTSAESLRQAQLEVLRRSETTAPFYWAAFSLFGGHAKY; encoded by the coding sequence TTGTTTGCAAAGGACCGGGCGGGCGCGATTGCTTTGTATGAAGCGAGCCGAGATCGTTTCGTCCGGCTCGACGACCGATGTGCCGCGGCCATTGCCGAGCATTGGGCGGCGCAATTCCTGCGCTACGCGGGGCGAATTGATGAGTCGAGCGCGCGGCTGAGCGCAATCGTCAAAGACTCTACTGCCAAAAATTTTCAGGCGCTCCTGCCACCCGCTTACTACTGGCTGGCGATGAATGACTACACTCAAGGCCGGCTTTCGGAATCCGCGCGAAACCTGCGAGCGGCATTGCGCGTGGCTGAGGCTACGCAGAATGCCTTCGAGATCCAGCATGCGGACGACGCGTTGGCGAAGCACTATGCGAAGCTCGGTGAATTGGATCTGGCGCTGCTGTTTTCCGGAAAACGCTTTGCCGATCAGAGCGCCTATTACAACAGCAGCGCCCAGTATTGGCGCGATCGCGGGACGCTCGCAGAGTTGACTCTTAACCTTGGTCTTGCGGCAACGTCCCTCAGCGTCAGCCGCGAGATGCTGAGTTTTGCCGAAGCCAGTCAGTGGAATGACGTTCGTCTAAACGATTCCCTCGATCACGTGATCGAAGCATCGCTGGCGAGCAACGACCTGAATGGTGCACTGCAACATGCAAACCGATCTTTGCAAATCGCGCTGAAGCGCGGCCCTGAATCCGCGGAAAGCCAGGCTGAAATATATCGTTTATTGGGCGACATCAATCGGCAGGGAAGAAACTGCGCGGAAGCTTTGGGCCATTACGATCAGGGGCTGCAACTGTACGGGCGCGCGCGGGAAATATCGCTGAACGCCTATCGGATTCACAAGGGAAGGCTCGAATGTTTTCAGCAGACAGGTGACGAGCAGCGCTTCGCCGATGAACTAGAGATTATAAGAAAGCTGACCGAGGAGTACCGCCAGAATATTCGCGAAGACGACTCGCGCCAGGCGTTTTTTGCGGATCAGCAGGACATCTTTGACGCGGCGACCGAAGCCGCGTTGCGAGCGGGCGACCACCGGCGCGCGTTTGCATTCGCCGAAGCGTCAAAAGCCCGCTCACTTTTGCATTTCGTTACCTCGCCAAAAACGATCGCTGAAGTCGAAAACAGTTTCGCCGCCGTTGCCCAGCCGCTCGACCTCGGCGAAATACAAAAGCGCATTCCCGAAGAAGTGCAGCTGGTGAAATACGCAGTGCTGCCGGCGCGCCTGGCAATCTGGACCGTCTCAAGAACGCAATTTGATTTTCAGGAGCGGCAGATCTCCACGGCCGATCTCGAGCAGAAGGTCGTTGAGTACCAGGCGCTGATCCTGGGCCGGGCGCCGAAGACGGAAATCGAACGTGCCGGTCGCGAACTCTACGAACTTCTGATTCCGCCCGGCCTTGATCGGCAAAAACAGATTTGCCTTGTGGCAGACAAATTCCTGCACCAGCTTTCATTCGCGGCGCTGGTTTCCCGCGAAGGCAAATACCTGTTGGAAGAACACGTTTTGTTCTATGCGCCGAGCGCATCGATTCTTGTCCTCGCTTCTGAGAACGCGCGCCGGAAATCTTCGGTGAGGAACGAACGCTTGCTCAGCGTTGGCAACCCAACCTTTGATCGCGAAGAGAATCCCGGCCTGCCGGATTTGCCCGCGGCAGAAGATGAAGCCAGGACGATTTCCGGAAGCTACCCGCGATCGATTCAACTTCTGGGCCGTGAAGGAACGAAACAGAAGTTCCTCGCAAATATTCTTGACGTCGAAGTAGCGCACTTTGCCGGGCACTTCGTCGCGAATGCACAGGCGCCGGCAAACTCCAAGCTGCTGCTCGCCGATGTTGAGTTGCGATCGAGTGAATTGGGCGCGCTGAAGTTGCCACGCGGCAAACTGGTGGTTTTGTCGGCGTGTGAGACTGCCTACGAACGCCACAACCGAAGTGAAGGTGCGATTGGAATCGCGCGCACTTTTCTCGCCTTGGGAGCGCCCGTAGTTGTGGCGAGCCAGTGGAAGGTCGAGTCCGCAGCCACGCGAGACTTGATGATCGCTTTCCACCGTGGCCGCAAGCATGACGGAATGACGTCGGCGGAAAGTCTGCGGCAGGCGCAACTCGAAGTGTTAAGACGCTCTGAAACAACCGCGCCTTTTTACTGGGCGGCATTTTCACTATTCGGAGGTCATGCGAAGTACTGA